Proteins from one Oncorhynchus gorbuscha isolate QuinsamMale2020 ecotype Even-year linkage group LG18, OgorEven_v1.0, whole genome shotgun sequence genomic window:
- the LOC124004287 gene encoding diacylglycerol kinase alpha-like isoform X1 yields the protein MDKTKDSLWPVWEKLATMATPDLAKNTATNPDGRDLSPVDFIQLQQYMEYGSLRVKDVMKEFHAGGRLVQYRFGERIDAVGFSLFLKTYLEADDFPADFCQRLFHYFQNAERDVYMRSPPPKGGGVYLKDVSCYFSVLEEGQPRDKLEFTFKLYDKDGNGLLDSSEVDRIITQMMRAADYLGWDVTELRPVLKDMMTAMDADSSGAVTLQEWIQGGMNNVPLLVLLGLKMAERDGQHIWRMKHFNKPVYCNVCQSMLLGLRKQGLCCTLCKYTVHGHCANKNPGPCACTFVKSKKQIGIPAHGWVSADCDSSKCHFCNKKIKTLAGKHCVWCQQMRHDDCVNFGSSSCDCGSLRDHILPPWAIYSSSKKDEEGRSSSMEDTNLEDITPDGHILQIAPIPHTHPLLVFVNPKSGGKQGERVLRKFQYLLNPRQVYNLSNGGPGPGLHFFRNLHDYRILVCGGDGTVGWILDAIDKADLPVRPPVAVLPLGTGNDLARCLHWGGGYEGTDLREILKEVEESSLVPMDRWSVQVISEDPQEIGDPVPNEIINNYFSIGVDASIAHRFHSMREKHPQKFNSRMKNKLWYFEFATSETISASCKKLKECLSIECCGTPLDLSGHSLEGLAVINIPSMHGGSNLWGEAKKADRDNVSEEEPPDVVTDHDVLKMSSQDLSDKRIEVVGLEGAIEMGQIYSGLKRAGHRLAQTSQITIRTHKALPMQIDGEPWMQPPCTIHITHKNQANMLMAAPAKSSGFFHLK from the exons ATGGCAGTCTGAGAGTGAAAGATGTGATGAAAGAGTTCCATGCAGGCGGGCGGTTGGTCCAGTACAGATTTGGAGAG CGAATCGATGCGGTTGGCTTCTCTTTGTTCCTCAAGACCTATCTGGAGGCGGATGACTTCCCTGCTGATTTCTGCCAACGCCTTTTCCACTACTTCCAGAATGCAGAGCGAGATGTTTATATGAGGAGCCCTCCACCCAAAGGGG GTGGAGTGTACCTCAAAGATGTGTCTTGTTACTTCTCTGTGTTGGAGGAGGGACAGCCGCGAGACAAACTGGAAT TTACTTTCAAACTTTATGACAAAGATGGCAACGGTCTCCTGGACAGCTCA GAAGTGGATCGGATCATCACCCAGATGATGCGAGCGGCAGATTACCTGGGTTGGGACGTGACAGAACTCAGACCG GTGCTGAAGGACATGATGACGGCGATGGATGCTGACAGCAGTGGAGCGGTGACCCTGCAGGAGTGGATCCAGGGAGGGATGAACAACGTGCCCCTGTTGGTGCTGCTGGGACTCAAG atggcAGAGAGGGACGGGCAGCACATCTGGAGGATGAAGCACTTCAACAAGCCTGTGTACTGCAACGTGTGTCAGAGCATGCTGCTGGGCCTCAGGAAACAGGGCCTCTGCTGCACCT tGTGCAAGTACACTGTCCATGGTCACTGTGCCAACAAGAACCCAGGTCCATGTGCCTGCACCTTTGTTAAATCCAAAAAACAGATTGGG ATTCCAGCTCACGGCTGGGTCAGTGCTGACTGTGACTCCAGTAAGTGTCACTTCTGCAACAAGAAGATCAAGACCCTGGCAGGGAAGCATTGCGTGTGGTGCCAACAGATG CGCCATGACGACTGTGTCAACTTTGGGTCATCATCGTGCGACTGCGGGTCGCTAAGAGACCATATTCTGCCACCGTGGGCCATATACTCATCCTCCAAG AAGGATGAAGAAGGAAGGAGTAGTTCCATGGAGGACACTAACCTGGAGGACATCACCCCAGACGGGCACATTCTGCAG aTTGCTCCTATTCCACACACCCACCCTCTCCTGGTGTTTGTGAACCCAAAGAGTGGAGGGAAGCAGGGGGAAAG AGTGCTGAGGAAGTTTCAGTATCTACTGAACCCACGGCAGGTCTACAACCTCTCCAATGGAGGCCCTGGACCAGG ACTGCACTTCTTTCGGAACCTTCATGACTACAGGATCCTGGTGTGTGGTGGAGACGGCACAGTCGGCTGGATACTAGATGCTATAG ACAAAGCTGACCTGCCGGTGCGTCCCCCAGTGGCGGTCCTGCCGCTTGGCACAGGGAACGACCTTGCTCGCTGCCTCCACTGGGGAGGAG GTTACGAGGGCACAGATCTCAGGGAGATTCTGAAGGAGGTCGAGGAGAGCTCGTTGGTTCCTATGGACCGCTGGAGTGTGCAGGTGATTTCAGAGGACCCCCAGGAGATAGGAGACCCTGTGCCCAACGAGATCATCAATAACTACTTCTCTATTGGCGTG GATGCCTCCATTGCTCACCGCTTTCACTCCATGAGGGAGAAGCACCCTCAGAAGTTCAACAGCAG GATGAAGAACAAACTGTGGTATTTTGAATTTGCCACCTCTGAGACCATCTCTGCCTCCTGCAAGAAGCTAAAGGAGTGTCTCAGCATTGAG TGCTGTGGGACACCCCTGGACCTGAGCGGTCACTCTCTGGAGGGCCTTGCAGTCATCAACATACCCAGCATGCACGGCGGCTCCAACCTGTGGGGTGAGGCTAAGAAGGCAGACAGAGACAATGTGTCAGAAGAGGAACCGCCTGATGTCGTCACTGACCACGACGTTCTGAAAATGAGCTCACAAG ACCTAAGTGACAAGCGGATTGAGGTGGTGGGATTGGAGGGGGCGATTGAGATGGGTCAGATCTATTCTGGGCTGAAGAGGGCTGGACACAGACTGGCTCAAACATCACAGATCACTATCAG GACACATAAAGCCTTGCCTATGCAGATTGATGGTGAGCCCTGGATGCAGCCTCCCTGCACT ATCCACATCACACACAAGAACCAAGCCAACATGCTGATGGCTGCTCCTGCCAAATCATCAGGCTTCTTCCACCTCAAGTAG
- the LOC124004287 gene encoding diacylglycerol kinase alpha-like isoform X3: protein MATPDLAKNTATNPDGRDLSPVDFIQLQQYMEYGSLRVKDVMKEFHAGGRLVQYRFGERIDAVGFSLFLKTYLEADDFPADFCQRLFHYFQNAERDVYMRSPPPKGGGVYLKDVSCYFSVLEEGQPRDKLEFTFKLYDKDGNGLLDSSEVDRIITQMMRAADYLGWDVTELRPVLKDMMTAMDADSSGAVTLQEWIQGGMNNVPLLVLLGLKMAERDGQHIWRMKHFNKPVYCNVCQSMLLGLRKQGLCCTLCKYTVHGHCANKNPGPCACTFVKSKKQIGIPAHGWVSADCDSSKCHFCNKKIKTLAGKHCVWCQQMRHDDCVNFGSSSCDCGSLRDHILPPWAIYSSSKKDEEGRSSSMEDTNLEDITPDGHILQIAPIPHTHPLLVFVNPKSGGKQGERVLRKFQYLLNPRQVYNLSNGGPGPGLHFFRNLHDYRILVCGGDGTVGWILDAIDKADLPVRPPVAVLPLGTGNDLARCLHWGGGYEGTDLREILKEVEESSLVPMDRWSVQVISEDPQEIGDPVPNEIINNYFSIGVDASIAHRFHSMREKHPQKFNSRMKNKLWYFEFATSETISASCKKLKECLSIECCGTPLDLSGHSLEGLAVINIPSMHGGSNLWGEAKKADRDNVSEEEPPDVVTDHDVLKMSSQDLSDKRIEVVGLEGAIEMGQIYSGLKRAGHRLAQTSQITIRTHKALPMQIDGEPWMQPPCTIHITHKNQANMLMAAPAKSSGFFHLK from the exons ATGGCAGTCTGAGAGTGAAAGATGTGATGAAAGAGTTCCATGCAGGCGGGCGGTTGGTCCAGTACAGATTTGGAGAG CGAATCGATGCGGTTGGCTTCTCTTTGTTCCTCAAGACCTATCTGGAGGCGGATGACTTCCCTGCTGATTTCTGCCAACGCCTTTTCCACTACTTCCAGAATGCAGAGCGAGATGTTTATATGAGGAGCCCTCCACCCAAAGGGG GTGGAGTGTACCTCAAAGATGTGTCTTGTTACTTCTCTGTGTTGGAGGAGGGACAGCCGCGAGACAAACTGGAAT TTACTTTCAAACTTTATGACAAAGATGGCAACGGTCTCCTGGACAGCTCA GAAGTGGATCGGATCATCACCCAGATGATGCGAGCGGCAGATTACCTGGGTTGGGACGTGACAGAACTCAGACCG GTGCTGAAGGACATGATGACGGCGATGGATGCTGACAGCAGTGGAGCGGTGACCCTGCAGGAGTGGATCCAGGGAGGGATGAACAACGTGCCCCTGTTGGTGCTGCTGGGACTCAAG atggcAGAGAGGGACGGGCAGCACATCTGGAGGATGAAGCACTTCAACAAGCCTGTGTACTGCAACGTGTGTCAGAGCATGCTGCTGGGCCTCAGGAAACAGGGCCTCTGCTGCACCT tGTGCAAGTACACTGTCCATGGTCACTGTGCCAACAAGAACCCAGGTCCATGTGCCTGCACCTTTGTTAAATCCAAAAAACAGATTGGG ATTCCAGCTCACGGCTGGGTCAGTGCTGACTGTGACTCCAGTAAGTGTCACTTCTGCAACAAGAAGATCAAGACCCTGGCAGGGAAGCATTGCGTGTGGTGCCAACAGATG CGCCATGACGACTGTGTCAACTTTGGGTCATCATCGTGCGACTGCGGGTCGCTAAGAGACCATATTCTGCCACCGTGGGCCATATACTCATCCTCCAAG AAGGATGAAGAAGGAAGGAGTAGTTCCATGGAGGACACTAACCTGGAGGACATCACCCCAGACGGGCACATTCTGCAG aTTGCTCCTATTCCACACACCCACCCTCTCCTGGTGTTTGTGAACCCAAAGAGTGGAGGGAAGCAGGGGGAAAG AGTGCTGAGGAAGTTTCAGTATCTACTGAACCCACGGCAGGTCTACAACCTCTCCAATGGAGGCCCTGGACCAGG ACTGCACTTCTTTCGGAACCTTCATGACTACAGGATCCTGGTGTGTGGTGGAGACGGCACAGTCGGCTGGATACTAGATGCTATAG ACAAAGCTGACCTGCCGGTGCGTCCCCCAGTGGCGGTCCTGCCGCTTGGCACAGGGAACGACCTTGCTCGCTGCCTCCACTGGGGAGGAG GTTACGAGGGCACAGATCTCAGGGAGATTCTGAAGGAGGTCGAGGAGAGCTCGTTGGTTCCTATGGACCGCTGGAGTGTGCAGGTGATTTCAGAGGACCCCCAGGAGATAGGAGACCCTGTGCCCAACGAGATCATCAATAACTACTTCTCTATTGGCGTG GATGCCTCCATTGCTCACCGCTTTCACTCCATGAGGGAGAAGCACCCTCAGAAGTTCAACAGCAG GATGAAGAACAAACTGTGGTATTTTGAATTTGCCACCTCTGAGACCATCTCTGCCTCCTGCAAGAAGCTAAAGGAGTGTCTCAGCATTGAG TGCTGTGGGACACCCCTGGACCTGAGCGGTCACTCTCTGGAGGGCCTTGCAGTCATCAACATACCCAGCATGCACGGCGGCTCCAACCTGTGGGGTGAGGCTAAGAAGGCAGACAGAGACAATGTGTCAGAAGAGGAACCGCCTGATGTCGTCACTGACCACGACGTTCTGAAAATGAGCTCACAAG ACCTAAGTGACAAGCGGATTGAGGTGGTGGGATTGGAGGGGGCGATTGAGATGGGTCAGATCTATTCTGGGCTGAAGAGGGCTGGACACAGACTGGCTCAAACATCACAGATCACTATCAG GACACATAAAGCCTTGCCTATGCAGATTGATGGTGAGCCCTGGATGCAGCCTCCCTGCACT ATCCACATCACACACAAGAACCAAGCCAACATGCTGATGGCTGCTCCTGCCAAATCATCAGGCTTCTTCCACCTCAAGTAG
- the LOC124004287 gene encoding diacylglycerol kinase alpha-like isoform X2 — MDKTKDSLWPVWEKLATMATPDLAKNTATNPDGRDLSPVDFIQLQQYMEYGSLRVKDVMKEFHAGGRLVQYRFGERIDAVGFSLFLKTYLEADDFPADFCQRLFHYFQNAERDVYMRSPPPKGGGVYLKDVSCYFSVLEEGQPRDKLEFTFKLYDKDGNGLLDSSEVDRIITQMMRAADYLGWDVTELRPVLKDMMTAMDADSSGAVTLQEWIQGGMNNVPLLVLLGLKMAERDGQHIWRMKHFNKPVYCNVCQSMLLGLRKQGLCCTLCKYTVHGHCANKNPGPCACTFVKSKKQIGIPAHGWVSADCDSSKCHFCNKKIKTLAGKHCVWCQQMRHDDCVNFGSSSCDCGSLRDHILPPWAIYSSSKDEEGRSSSMEDTNLEDITPDGHILQIAPIPHTHPLLVFVNPKSGGKQGERVLRKFQYLLNPRQVYNLSNGGPGPGLHFFRNLHDYRILVCGGDGTVGWILDAIDKADLPVRPPVAVLPLGTGNDLARCLHWGGGYEGTDLREILKEVEESSLVPMDRWSVQVISEDPQEIGDPVPNEIINNYFSIGVDASIAHRFHSMREKHPQKFNSRMKNKLWYFEFATSETISASCKKLKECLSIECCGTPLDLSGHSLEGLAVINIPSMHGGSNLWGEAKKADRDNVSEEEPPDVVTDHDVLKMSSQDLSDKRIEVVGLEGAIEMGQIYSGLKRAGHRLAQTSQITIRTHKALPMQIDGEPWMQPPCTIHITHKNQANMLMAAPAKSSGFFHLK, encoded by the exons ATGGCAGTCTGAGAGTGAAAGATGTGATGAAAGAGTTCCATGCAGGCGGGCGGTTGGTCCAGTACAGATTTGGAGAG CGAATCGATGCGGTTGGCTTCTCTTTGTTCCTCAAGACCTATCTGGAGGCGGATGACTTCCCTGCTGATTTCTGCCAACGCCTTTTCCACTACTTCCAGAATGCAGAGCGAGATGTTTATATGAGGAGCCCTCCACCCAAAGGGG GTGGAGTGTACCTCAAAGATGTGTCTTGTTACTTCTCTGTGTTGGAGGAGGGACAGCCGCGAGACAAACTGGAAT TTACTTTCAAACTTTATGACAAAGATGGCAACGGTCTCCTGGACAGCTCA GAAGTGGATCGGATCATCACCCAGATGATGCGAGCGGCAGATTACCTGGGTTGGGACGTGACAGAACTCAGACCG GTGCTGAAGGACATGATGACGGCGATGGATGCTGACAGCAGTGGAGCGGTGACCCTGCAGGAGTGGATCCAGGGAGGGATGAACAACGTGCCCCTGTTGGTGCTGCTGGGACTCAAG atggcAGAGAGGGACGGGCAGCACATCTGGAGGATGAAGCACTTCAACAAGCCTGTGTACTGCAACGTGTGTCAGAGCATGCTGCTGGGCCTCAGGAAACAGGGCCTCTGCTGCACCT tGTGCAAGTACACTGTCCATGGTCACTGTGCCAACAAGAACCCAGGTCCATGTGCCTGCACCTTTGTTAAATCCAAAAAACAGATTGGG ATTCCAGCTCACGGCTGGGTCAGTGCTGACTGTGACTCCAGTAAGTGTCACTTCTGCAACAAGAAGATCAAGACCCTGGCAGGGAAGCATTGCGTGTGGTGCCAACAGATG CGCCATGACGACTGTGTCAACTTTGGGTCATCATCGTGCGACTGCGGGTCGCTAAGAGACCATATTCTGCCACCGTGGGCCATATACTCATCCTCCAAG GATGAAGAAGGAAGGAGTAGTTCCATGGAGGACACTAACCTGGAGGACATCACCCCAGACGGGCACATTCTGCAG aTTGCTCCTATTCCACACACCCACCCTCTCCTGGTGTTTGTGAACCCAAAGAGTGGAGGGAAGCAGGGGGAAAG AGTGCTGAGGAAGTTTCAGTATCTACTGAACCCACGGCAGGTCTACAACCTCTCCAATGGAGGCCCTGGACCAGG ACTGCACTTCTTTCGGAACCTTCATGACTACAGGATCCTGGTGTGTGGTGGAGACGGCACAGTCGGCTGGATACTAGATGCTATAG ACAAAGCTGACCTGCCGGTGCGTCCCCCAGTGGCGGTCCTGCCGCTTGGCACAGGGAACGACCTTGCTCGCTGCCTCCACTGGGGAGGAG GTTACGAGGGCACAGATCTCAGGGAGATTCTGAAGGAGGTCGAGGAGAGCTCGTTGGTTCCTATGGACCGCTGGAGTGTGCAGGTGATTTCAGAGGACCCCCAGGAGATAGGAGACCCTGTGCCCAACGAGATCATCAATAACTACTTCTCTATTGGCGTG GATGCCTCCATTGCTCACCGCTTTCACTCCATGAGGGAGAAGCACCCTCAGAAGTTCAACAGCAG GATGAAGAACAAACTGTGGTATTTTGAATTTGCCACCTCTGAGACCATCTCTGCCTCCTGCAAGAAGCTAAAGGAGTGTCTCAGCATTGAG TGCTGTGGGACACCCCTGGACCTGAGCGGTCACTCTCTGGAGGGCCTTGCAGTCATCAACATACCCAGCATGCACGGCGGCTCCAACCTGTGGGGTGAGGCTAAGAAGGCAGACAGAGACAATGTGTCAGAAGAGGAACCGCCTGATGTCGTCACTGACCACGACGTTCTGAAAATGAGCTCACAAG ACCTAAGTGACAAGCGGATTGAGGTGGTGGGATTGGAGGGGGCGATTGAGATGGGTCAGATCTATTCTGGGCTGAAGAGGGCTGGACACAGACTGGCTCAAACATCACAGATCACTATCAG GACACATAAAGCCTTGCCTATGCAGATTGATGGTGAGCCCTGGATGCAGCCTCCCTGCACT ATCCACATCACACACAAGAACCAAGCCAACATGCTGATGGCTGCTCCTGCCAAATCATCAGGCTTCTTCCACCTCAAGTAG